Proteins encoded within one genomic window of Pongo pygmaeus isolate AG05252 chromosome 6, NHGRI_mPonPyg2-v2.0_pri, whole genome shotgun sequence:
- the LOC129041168 gene encoding eukaryotic translation initiation factor 3 subunit I-like — protein MKYNCEGDLLFTVAKEPIINAWYSVNGERLGIYMDHTRAVWYVDADWDTKHVLTRSADNHLWACETGKQLVLLKTNSTVWICSFDFGGNIITFSMEKQKSYQCFVSLFDLQDLSQIDSNECHLKIPCNDSKITSAVWGSCGECIIACHDSGKLNQYSAKPGEVLVNVKEHSQQINDIQLSRDMTVFVNASKDNTAKLFDSTTLQHQKTF, from the coding sequence ATGAAGTATAACTGTGAAGGAGACCTCCTCTTCACCGTGGCCAAGGAACCTATCATTAATGCATGGTACTCTGTGAATGGTGAGAGGCTGGGCATCTACATGGACCATACCAGAGCTGTGTGGTATGTGGACGCTGACTGGGACACCAAGCATGTCCTCACCCGTTCAGCTGACAACCATCTTTGGGCCTGTGAAACAGGGAAACAGCTGGTCCTACTCAAGACCAATTCAACTGTATGGATCTGCAGTTTTGACTTTGGGGGCAATATCATCACTTTCTCCATGGAGAAGCAGAAAAGCTATCAGTGCTTTGTGAGCTTATTTGACCTGCAGGATCTGAGCCAGATTGACAGCAATGAGTGCCACCTAAAGATCCCTTGCAATGACTCTAAAATCACTAGTGCCGTTTGGGGCTCCTGTGGGGAGTGCATCATTGCATGCCATGACAGTGGAAAGCTCAACCAGTATAGTGCCAAGCCTGGGGAGGTGTTGGTGAATGTTAAGGAGCACTCCCAGCAGATTAATGACATCCAGTTATCCAGGGACATGACCGTGTTTGTCAATGCATCCAAAGACAACACAGCCAAGCTTTTTGACTCTACAACTCTTCAACATCAGAAGACTTTCTGA